In Elusimicrobium sp. An273, one genomic interval encodes:
- a CDS encoding GtrA family protein translates to MFSLLCRQLARLTRLPEQFIRFLIIGSLNTAFAYGLYSLFIFIGLHYSLAVLCSTIIGTLFSFKTFGNWVFFNPDNRLLLRFAIVYGGCYGLNVGILKTLTLAGVSNLYLAGLISSFLVAMVSFFLNKFFIFKRF, encoded by the coding sequence ATGTTTTCACTTCTTTGCCGCCAATTAGCCCGCCTGACGCGCCTGCCGGAGCAATTTATCCGGTTTTTAATCATTGGTTCTTTGAATACGGCGTTTGCCTACGGGCTGTACTCTTTGTTTATTTTTATAGGGTTGCACTACTCGCTGGCCGTTTTGTGTTCCACGATTATCGGCACGTTGTTTAGTTTTAAAACATTTGGAAACTGGGTGTTTTTTAATCCGGACAATCGCCTGCTCCTTCGTTTTGCAATCGTCTACGGGGGGTGTTACGGGCTAAACGTGGGCATTTTAAAAACGCTCACACTGGCCGGCGTAAGCAATTTGTACTTGGCGGGGCTGATTAGTTCGTTTTTAGTAGCGATGGTAAGTTTCTTTTTAAACAAATTCTTCATTTTTAAACGCTTCTAA
- a CDS encoding pyruvoyl-dependent arginine decarboxylase: protein MEKELVLGTRYPTLAFISGGAGQAADGIPPQPFETFCYDSALQQAKIQDFNVIPYTSVLPKDLYRNIYPVDAVADQFTHGAVLEVIMAGNGARIEDHKAIATGVGVCWGKDKKGNLVGGWAAEYVEYFDTPIDDEIASGHAHMWLNKSLNHELEIRGVEKHSEFQIWHNYINITQPFAYCLTVMGFLNFKFAPVAVPHQKALD from the coding sequence ATGGAAAAAGAATTAGTGTTAGGCACCAGATATCCGACGTTGGCCTTTATTTCGGGCGGAGCCGGCCAAGCGGCCGACGGCATCCCGCCGCAGCCGTTTGAAACGTTTTGCTACGATTCGGCCTTGCAGCAGGCCAAAATTCAGGATTTTAACGTTATTCCGTATACGTCTGTTTTGCCCAAAGACTTGTATAGAAACATTTACCCGGTGGACGCCGTGGCCGACCAGTTCACCCACGGGGCCGTGCTGGAAGTAATTATGGCGGGCAACGGGGCGCGCATTGAAGATCATAAAGCCATCGCCACGGGGGTAGGCGTGTGCTGGGGCAAGGACAAGAAAGGAAACCTCGTCGGCGGTTGGGCGGCGGAATATGTGGAGTATTTTGATACGCCCATTGATGACGAAATCGCCTCCGGCCATGCGCATATGTGGCTGAATAAATCGTTGAACCACGAGCTGGAAATCCGCGGGGTGGAAAAACACAGCGAATTTCAAATTTGGCACAACTATATCAACATTACCCAGCCGTTTGCATACTGCCTGACGGTAATGGGATTTTTGAACTTTAAGTTTGCGCCGGTTGCCGTGCCGCATCAGAAAGCGCTGGATTAG
- a CDS encoding hydrolase, producing MNPNFTREQALELLKKYNKEPFHLLHALTVEAVMRWYAQALGYAQETDFWGLCGLLHDIDFEQFPQEHCQKAPQLLAEINAGPELVHAVCSHGYGLVSNVRPEHEMEKVLFAVDELTGLIGAAARMRPSKSVSDMEVASLKKKFKDKKFAAGCSRDVITQGAALLGWPLETLFEKTIAAMRSCEQSVQQEAEKL from the coding sequence ATGAACCCTAATTTTACGCGCGAGCAAGCGTTAGAACTGTTAAAAAAATACAACAAGGAGCCCTTTCATCTTTTGCACGCTTTAACGGTGGAAGCCGTGATGCGCTGGTACGCCCAAGCGTTGGGATACGCGCAGGAAACGGATTTTTGGGGGTTGTGCGGGCTGTTGCACGATATTGATTTTGAGCAATTTCCGCAGGAACACTGCCAAAAAGCCCCGCAGCTGCTGGCGGAAATTAACGCCGGCCCCGAGCTGGTGCACGCGGTATGCTCCCACGGCTACGGCCTGGTAAGCAACGTCAGACCCGAGCACGAAATGGAAAAAGTGCTTTTTGCCGTGGACGAACTGACCGGCCTGATAGGCGCCGCCGCGCGGATGCGCCCGTCCAAAAGCGTGAGCGATATGGAAGTTGCCAGCCTGAAGAAAAAATTTAAAGACAAAAAATTTGCCGCCGGCTGTTCGCGCGACGTAATTACCCAAGGGGCCGCCCTCTTGGGCTGGCCGCTGGAAACCTTGTTTGAAAAAACCATCGCCGCCATGCGCTCATGTGAACAATCCGTCCAGCAGGAAGCCGAAAAGCTGTAA
- a CDS encoding zf-HC2 domain-containing protein → MKDCENLMLYASGELEAQNKAAFEQHLQTCAACRAELALLRRTEEALAAPAAPAAVVEKLFSKTTRRKSFFAGWKPALAGTALLGVGIFMLLAGLHPDKTAFDASEVIAYMSENLDDEYLSFSNDLDLFEQEF, encoded by the coding sequence ATGAAGGACTGTGAAAATTTGATGCTGTATGCATCGGGAGAATTGGAGGCGCAAAACAAGGCCGCGTTTGAGCAGCATTTGCAAACGTGTGCGGCGTGCCGGGCGGAACTGGCGTTGCTGCGCCGCACGGAAGAGGCGCTTGCCGCGCCGGCGGCTCCCGCGGCGGTGGTGGAGAAATTATTTTCCAAAACAACGCGCCGTAAATCCTTTTTTGCCGGGTGGAAACCGGCGTTGGCAGGCACTGCGCTGTTGGGAGTGGGCATTTTTATGCTGCTGGCCGGCCTGCATCCGGACAAAACCGCTTTTGACGCGTCGGAAGTAATTGCGTATATGAGCGAAAATTTGGACGACGAATACCTGAGCTTTTCAAACGATTTGGATTTGTTTGAACAGGAATTCTAA
- a CDS encoding DNA adenine methylase, with product MQHTSDGLSTQGIKYAGSKKKLLPYLLALAAELPGVQTVLDGFSGTTRVAQALARRGYTVTANDTADWSEVFATCYLLSSRPDSFYAPLLAHLNSLPGQNGWFSRHYGGKETDAKKPFRLKNMQKLDAIRAEIDRMPLAWPDKCVLLSSLMLALDKVDSTLGHFCSYLSRWSARSAGDLTLHLPHRFAHGGGHRVWKQDIFQAAARQNWDLAYFDPPYGSNNVKMPSSRVRYAAYYHFWTTLIRNDRPELFGAAARRTDSRDRQAGSVFEDFRRAPDGHLWALHALQKLLAQTQARYIMLSYSSAGSIAKEDLLDALRQNGKLLKFLKIDYKKNIMSEMSWTGKWTRDEKNYEYIFLIQKSA from the coding sequence ATGCAACACACGTCCGATGGTTTGTCCACGCAAGGCATTAAATATGCCGGCTCTAAAAAGAAACTGCTTCCTTATTTGCTGGCCCTCGCGGCCGAACTGCCCGGCGTGCAAACCGTGCTGGACGGTTTTAGCGGCACCACGCGCGTAGCCCAGGCCTTGGCCCGCCGCGGCTACACCGTTACCGCCAACGACACCGCCGACTGGAGCGAAGTGTTTGCCACATGTTATTTATTGTCCTCCCGGCCCGATTCTTTTTATGCTCCGCTGCTAGCACACCTCAATTCCCTCCCGGGCCAAAACGGCTGGTTTTCCCGGCATTACGGAGGAAAAGAAACTGACGCAAAGAAACCCTTCCGCCTTAAAAATATGCAAAAGCTCGACGCCATACGCGCGGAAATAGACCGGATGCCTCTTGCCTGGCCGGACAAGTGCGTCCTTCTTAGCAGCCTGATGCTGGCCTTGGATAAAGTGGACAGCACCTTGGGGCATTTTTGTTCTTATCTTTCCCGCTGGTCTGCCCGAAGCGCGGGCGATTTAACCCTCCACCTGCCTCATCGGTTTGCACACGGCGGCGGGCACCGGGTATGGAAACAGGATATTTTTCAAGCCGCAGCGCGGCAAAACTGGGATCTGGCATATTTTGACCCGCCTTACGGGTCAAATAATGTCAAAATGCCCTCCAGCCGCGTTCGTTATGCGGCGTATTATCATTTCTGGACGACGCTCATCCGCAACGACCGCCCGGAACTGTTTGGCGCGGCCGCCCGCCGCACGGACTCGCGCGACCGGCAGGCCGGATCCGTTTTTGAAGATTTCCGCCGCGCGCCCGACGGGCATTTATGGGCCTTGCACGCCCTGCAAAAACTGCTTGCGCAAACTCAAGCCCGCTACATTATGCTTTCGTACAGTTCCGCCGGCAGTATTGCCAAAGAAGATTTATTGGACGCTTTGCGGCAAAACGGAAAATTATTAAAATTTTTAAAAATTGATTATAAAAAAAATATAATGTCGGAAATGAGCTGGACGGGAAAATGGACGCGGGACGAAAAAAACTACGAATATATTTTTTTAATACAGAAATCCGCGTAA
- a CDS encoding RNA polymerase sigma factor: MDPKINERTDDELVLLFKSGSSDAFEELVYRYKNSLYQYIMAMVQDEGAAGDLFQEVFISLFKHADKYEPRGKFKSWLFLTARNRVLNFFRDRDKLASLDQTDEEGNAFLHDTLPDGQPSLLEELAGRETEEEIRRASLELPARQREMLYLRQYMSFKEIAQLLDRPLGTVLADCHRAVKKMQRILAEEQPAAREVTL; this comes from the coding sequence ATGGATCCAAAAATAAATGAAAGAACGGACGACGAACTCGTCCTGCTCTTTAAATCCGGATCGTCGGACGCATTTGAAGAATTGGTGTACCGCTATAAAAATTCGCTCTATCAGTATATTATGGCGATGGTACAGGATGAAGGCGCGGCCGGGGATTTGTTCCAGGAAGTATTTATCTCTCTTTTTAAACACGCGGATAAGTACGAACCGAGAGGAAAATTTAAATCGTGGCTGTTTTTAACGGCCCGCAACCGGGTGTTGAATTTTTTTCGGGACAGAGACAAACTGGCTTCTCTGGATCAAACGGATGAAGAAGGCAATGCGTTTTTGCACGATACTCTGCCGGACGGACAGCCTTCGTTGCTAGAAGAACTGGCCGGACGCGAAACGGAAGAAGAAATCCGCCGCGCTTCGCTGGAATTGCCGGCCCGCCAGCGCGAAATGCTGTACCTGCGGCAATATATGTCTTTTAAAGAAATTGCGCAGTTGTTGGACAGACCGCTTGGCACCGTGTTGGCCGATTGCCACCGGGCCGTTAAAAAAATGCAGCGCATTTTGGCGGAAGAACAACCCGCCGCACGCGAGGTAACCTTATGA
- a CDS encoding ion transporter, whose translation MTKTIPSAKRYLYDILQFNNRSKVTTALNALIITLILLSVPVDVLESVQDVSPAVKRIIYHVDLVMSLIFALEYALRLITCTEDPRFSRPIVGRLEYMCTPLMLIDLFAISPFFILGTGMVRMLRVFRILMLMRYTNAIQLVNNVVSEKKSELSICGAFLLMLWVWSAFMIFRVEHAAQPEVFRNMLDAMWWSAETFTTLGYGDIVPITLFGRIITVITVAMGLVLFAITTAVLTAGIVQEIQKFEHKKQQPPEV comes from the coding sequence ATGACCAAAACCATACCCAGCGCCAAACGCTACCTATACGATATCCTGCAATTTAACAACCGCAGCAAAGTAACCACTGCGCTCAACGCGCTTATTATTACGCTTATTTTGCTCAGCGTGCCCGTAGACGTGCTCGAAAGCGTGCAGGACGTAAGCCCCGCGGTAAAACGCATCATCTACCACGTGGACTTGGTCATGAGCCTGATTTTTGCCCTGGAATACGCCCTTAGGCTGATTACCTGTACCGAAGACCCCCGCTTCAGCCGCCCGATTGTAGGCCGGCTGGAATACATGTGCACGCCTTTAATGCTGATTGACTTGTTTGCCATTTCGCCTTTCTTTATTTTGGGCACGGGCATGGTGCGCATGCTGCGCGTATTTCGCATTTTAATGCTGATGCGCTACACCAATGCCATTCAGCTGGTAAACAATGTGGTCAGCGAGAAAAAAAGCGAACTGTCCATTTGCGGGGCATTTTTGCTGATGCTGTGGGTGTGGAGCGCTTTTATGATTTTCCGGGTGGAGCACGCCGCCCAGCCGGAAGTATTCCGCAATATGCTGGACGCCATGTGGTGGTCGGCCGAAACTTTTACCACGCTGGGCTACGGCGACATTGTGCCCATTACGCTTTTCGGACGGATCATCACCGTCATTACGGTAGCCATGGGCCTGGTGCTTTTTGCCATTACCACAGCCGTGCTGACGGCGGGTATTGTGCAGGAAATCCAAAAATTTGAACACAAAAAACAACAACCGCCCGAAGTATAA
- a CDS encoding amino acid permease: MGDKNNTATKLGVIGLASIVISSMVGGGVFSLPQNMAAGASAGAVLLAWVITGIGMYFIANTFSILSRVKPDLTSGIYMYARQGFGPYVGFTIGWGYWLCQIFGNVGFAVITMDALNYFFPPYFAGGNNLLSIVCGSVLIWVFNFVVLRGVKQAAVLNIIGTIGKLVPLLLFILILLFSFHMDKFDFNFWGHMAEGGKTLGSLPEQLKSTMLVTLWAFIGIEGAVVLSARAKSQAAVSKATFLGFLGCLVIYIGLSVLPFGFLTQEEIAAVANPSTAGVLEKVVGPWGAWVMNIGLLIAVLSSWLAWTMIAAEIPAAAAENGTFPKQFAIQNKNGAPSVSLWVTSIIMQLAIFMVYFSNNAWNTMLSITGVMVLPAYIASTAYLWKMTEDGEFAKISSTGRAAALFTSVMGTLYGCWLVYAAGLKYLFLAVIFLALGIPVFVWARRQQKDGKPVFREGEVAVVTLLIVFALAAVYVFSRGLVSI, from the coding sequence ATGGGAGATAAAAACAATACGGCAACAAAGCTGGGCGTAATTGGCCTGGCCAGTATCGTCATTAGTTCTATGGTCGGGGGAGGCGTGTTTTCCCTCCCCCAAAATATGGCCGCCGGCGCCAGCGCGGGAGCCGTGCTGTTGGCGTGGGTGATTACCGGGATTGGGATGTATTTTATCGCCAATACGTTTAGCATTCTGTCGCGCGTAAAGCCGGATTTAACTTCCGGCATCTATATGTATGCGCGGCAGGGGTTTGGGCCGTATGTGGGCTTTACCATCGGCTGGGGGTATTGGCTGTGCCAGATTTTCGGCAACGTGGGCTTTGCCGTCATCACGATGGACGCGCTGAATTACTTTTTCCCCCCGTATTTTGCGGGCGGGAATAACTTGCTGTCTATTGTATGCGGCTCGGTGCTGATTTGGGTGTTTAACTTTGTGGTGCTGCGCGGCGTGAAGCAGGCGGCGGTGTTAAATATCATCGGCACGATTGGCAAATTGGTGCCGCTGTTGCTGTTTATTTTAATTTTGCTGTTTAGCTTCCATATGGATAAATTTGACTTTAATTTTTGGGGCCATATGGCGGAAGGCGGCAAAACGCTGGGATCTTTGCCCGAGCAGTTAAAAAGCACCATGCTCGTTACGCTGTGGGCGTTTATCGGCATAGAAGGGGCGGTGGTGCTGTCGGCCCGGGCCAAAAGCCAGGCGGCGGTCAGCAAAGCCACGTTTCTGGGCTTTTTGGGGTGTTTGGTCATCTATATCGGCTTGTCTGTCCTGCCGTTTGGGTTTCTGACGCAGGAAGAAATCGCCGCCGTGGCCAATCCGTCTACGGCGGGCGTGTTGGAGAAAGTCGTCGGCCCGTGGGGCGCGTGGGTCATGAATATCGGCCTGTTGATTGCGGTGCTTTCCTCGTGGCTGGCCTGGACGATGATCGCCGCCGAAATTCCGGCCGCCGCGGCCGAAAACGGCACTTTCCCCAAGCAGTTTGCCATTCAGAATAAAAACGGCGCGCCGTCCGTATCGCTGTGGGTAACGAGTATCATTATGCAGCTGGCGATTTTTATGGTGTATTTTTCCAACAACGCGTGGAACACCATGCTTTCCATTACGGGGGTGATGGTCTTGCCGGCGTATATTGCCAGCACGGCATATTTGTGGAAGATGACCGAAGACGGCGAGTTTGCCAAAATCTCTTCCACGGGCCGCGCGGCGGCGTTGTTTACCTCGGTCATGGGCACGCTGTACGGGTGCTGGCTGGTGTATGCAGCGGGGCTTAAATATTTGTTCCTGGCGGTTATTTTTCTGGCGCTGGGGATACCGGTATTTGTGTGGGCGCGCCGCCAGCAAAAAGACGGCAAGCCCGTCTTTCGCGAAGGAGAAGTGGCGGTGGTTACGCTGCTTATCGTGTTTGCATTGGCGGCTGTTTACGTATTTTCCCGCGGGCTGGTGAGTATTTAA
- a CDS encoding carbohydrate porin, which yields MKSLKKWGAVLALMGICAAICFADEARAATSAQTSAKHEQRQLARQRVENHSFSDFGSKYIEAKKFLTDKLGLQVGLDISYTAQRVAPGGKQTAIQGIYYPYVTWTLFQDRAWGSGALNVNYNYIHYWGQQAEVLQDRANLVSAINDYDANQYFFSQFTYTHTLPGKWDWLSVTAGQFPLYNFDGTEYVDNQQTGLMNYALSQNASSAYPLASLGAYVQAQNSRFTFAAGYQDATNITGAEIHGKTAFDGKYTGFGSFAWTPSFKWGDGQYSFLYYYQPAVAQQDENVNGWSFNMQQNIGSKWALFGRANGSTGGAVPIKNSYVLGISLLNPLGRNPQDVITLGAAYNRLSPAGAGYPPFLRSGETVIELQWVWGIGKFVTVTPDIQFYPRAGFSPDQGVTTVAGLRTTVML from the coding sequence ATGAAGAGCTTAAAAAAATGGGGCGCGGTTTTGGCCCTGATGGGCATATGCGCGGCCATTTGTTTTGCAGACGAGGCCCGCGCCGCCACTTCGGCACAAACGTCCGCCAAGCACGAACAGCGCCAGCTTGCCCGCCAACGGGTGGAAAATCATTCGTTCTCGGACTTTGGAAGCAAATATATAGAAGCCAAAAAATTTTTAACCGACAAATTGGGCCTGCAGGTTGGGCTGGACATTTCCTACACGGCACAACGCGTGGCGCCCGGCGGCAAACAAACCGCCATACAAGGTATTTATTACCCGTACGTTACGTGGACGCTGTTCCAAGACCGGGCGTGGGGTTCGGGCGCCTTGAACGTGAACTACAATTATATCCACTATTGGGGGCAGCAGGCGGAGGTGCTGCAAGACCGCGCCAACCTTGTTTCTGCCATAAACGATTACGACGCCAACCAGTACTTCTTTTCTCAATTCACCTACACCCATACCCTGCCGGGAAAGTGGGACTGGCTGTCCGTTACCGCGGGGCAGTTTCCGCTTTACAACTTTGACGGTACGGAATATGTGGACAACCAGCAAACGGGACTGATGAATTACGCCCTGTCGCAAAATGCTTCTTCGGCGTATCCGTTGGCCTCGCTGGGGGCGTATGTGCAGGCGCAAAACAGCCGCTTTACGTTTGCCGCCGGCTATCAGGACGCTACCAACATTACCGGGGCCGAAATTCACGGCAAAACCGCTTTTGACGGCAAGTACACCGGTTTTGGCTCTTTTGCTTGGACGCCCTCTTTTAAATGGGGCGACGGGCAGTACAGCTTTTTGTATTATTATCAGCCGGCCGTGGCCCAGCAGGATGAAAACGTAAACGGCTGGTCATTTAATATGCAGCAGAATATCGGCAGCAAATGGGCGCTCTTTGGCCGCGCCAACGGCTCTACGGGCGGTGCGGTGCCGATTAAAAATTCTTACGTCTTGGGAATTTCACTGCTAAACCCGCTGGGGCGCAACCCGCAGGATGTGATTACGCTGGGTGCGGCGTACAACCGCCTGAGCCCTGCCGGGGCGGGATATCCCCCCTTCCTTCGCAGCGGCGAGACGGTCATCGAGCTGCAATGGGTGTGGGGCATTGGCAAATTTGTAACGGTTACTCCGGATATTCAATTCTATCCGAGAGCCGGTTTCAGCCCGGATCAGGGGGTAACAACTGTGGCCGGGCTGCGTACAACAGTGATGTTGTAA
- the rmuC gene encoding DNA recombination protein RmuC: MFYIICLLVGMAIGSGAAWAALAGKIKWLTAEQQRLLALEPELNRLRAENAALQVEKTRLEQEKVSLEKEKTLIEKNFKELSGTYQAQFAQLASKILDDKTKGLEAKNSEALRPLTLHLESFVKKVAEMERQNTAVQARLEKGLSDVIKSTEKIDQSALHLTNAIKGEAIVRGSWGEETLKRILDAAGMKEGLDYYQQVSEEGKRVDVQIALPADRWIVVDSKTIFNHYARYFNAQDPKEKETFLNEHVKDVKKTIKDLSSKKYYKKFQAEGDKVQPDYTLMFVYPESALLAAVEADPDILNEAWKNNIALVSATSLMSTLKMVSKLWDIDKQHEYMEDFKEDILKLLEKFNDFLVNFAKAENAVSAAADAVKIARGHIDGNRGAFLPVAQRIVDIYEVPLTKENARLLKRMNYDYTGHKSKNHPAAKEIPPADEKGLFD; this comes from the coding sequence ATGTTCTATATAATTTGTTTGCTGGTAGGAATGGCAATCGGTTCGGGCGCGGCTTGGGCGGCGCTGGCCGGTAAAATCAAATGGCTGACGGCCGAGCAGCAGCGGCTGCTTGCCCTGGAGCCGGAACTAAACCGCCTGCGGGCGGAAAATGCGGCCCTGCAGGTGGAAAAAACCCGCCTGGAGCAGGAGAAAGTGTCCTTGGAGAAGGAAAAAACACTGATTGAGAAAAATTTCAAAGAACTATCGGGCACCTATCAGGCGCAGTTTGCACAGCTTGCGTCCAAAATTTTAGACGACAAAACGAAAGGGCTGGAAGCCAAAAATTCCGAAGCGCTCCGCCCGCTGACGCTGCATTTGGAAAGCTTTGTCAAAAAAGTGGCGGAAATGGAACGGCAAAATACGGCCGTGCAGGCGCGGCTTGAAAAAGGACTGTCTGACGTGATTAAATCCACCGAGAAAATTGACCAAAGCGCCCTGCATTTAACCAACGCCATTAAAGGCGAAGCCATCGTGCGCGGCAGCTGGGGCGAAGAAACGCTAAAACGTATTTTGGACGCCGCCGGCATGAAAGAAGGGTTGGATTATTACCAGCAGGTTTCCGAAGAGGGAAAACGCGTGGACGTGCAAATCGCCTTGCCCGCAGACCGGTGGATTGTGGTGGATTCCAAAACAATTTTTAACCACTACGCCCGCTACTTTAACGCGCAGGATCCCAAAGAAAAGGAAACCTTTTTAAACGAGCACGTGAAAGATGTGAAAAAAACTATCAAGGATTTAAGCTCCAAAAAATACTATAAAAAGTTCCAGGCGGAGGGAGACAAAGTCCAGCCGGATTATACGCTGATGTTCGTCTATCCCGAAAGCGCGCTGTTGGCCGCGGTGGAGGCCGACCCGGATATTTTAAACGAAGCGTGGAAGAACAACATCGCCCTCGTATCGGCCACGTCGTTAATGAGTACGCTTAAGATGGTGTCTAAGCTGTGGGATATAGACAAACAGCACGAGTATATGGAGGATTTTAAAGAGGATATTTTAAAACTGCTGGAAAAGTTTAACGATTTCTTGGTAAATTTTGCCAAGGCGGAAAATGCCGTCTCCGCGGCGGCGGACGCCGTTAAAATCGCCCGCGGGCACATAGACGGCAACCGCGGCGCGTTCCTGCCGGTGGCCCAGCGCATTGTGGATATTTACGAGGTGCCGCTTACCAAAGAAAACGCCCGTCTGTTAAAGCGGATGAATTACGACTACACCGGGCACAAAAGCAAAAACCACCCTGCGGCCAAGGAAATCCCCCCCGCTGACGAAAAAGGATTGTTTGATTAA
- a CDS encoding SIR2 family NAD-dependent protein deacylase, which yields MNSELKEAAKWIKNASYGVVFTGAGVSVESGIAPFTGQGGLWNQYDPKYIEINFFQMHPAESWREMKKIFFTDMDEASPNKAHEVIAKLEEKGYVKGVITQNIDGLHQRAGSKNVQEFHGTIHTLSCVRCGRKYKLEDVNLEEEPPHCFCGGVLKPDFVFYGEGIPPRAYEKSLEMAQNAEVMIIVGTAGQVMPACSLPLVAKQFGAKIIEVNPQASSFTGTITDLYFAQKAGDFFAQLEKELKL from the coding sequence ATGAACAGTGAACTTAAAGAAGCTGCCAAATGGATTAAAAACGCCTCTTACGGCGTAGTTTTTACGGGGGCCGGCGTAAGCGTGGAAAGCGGCATTGCGCCGTTTACCGGGCAGGGCGGGCTGTGGAACCAGTACGACCCCAAGTATATTGAAATTAATTTTTTTCAAATGCATCCGGCCGAGTCTTGGCGGGAAATGAAAAAGATTTTTTTTACGGATATGGACGAAGCCTCCCCCAACAAGGCGCACGAAGTGATTGCCAAGTTGGAAGAAAAAGGATATGTAAAAGGCGTCATTACCCAAAATATAGACGGCCTGCACCAACGGGCGGGATCTAAAAACGTGCAGGAGTTTCACGGCACCATTCACACGCTGTCGTGCGTTCGCTGCGGGCGGAAATACAAGCTGGAAGACGTAAACCTGGAGGAAGAACCCCCGCATTGTTTTTGCGGCGGCGTGCTAAAGCCGGATTTTGTTTTTTATGGCGAAGGCATTCCCCCCCGCGCGTATGAAAAATCGTTGGAAATGGCACAAAATGCCGAGGTGATGATTATTGTAGGAACGGCGGGGCAGGTAATGCCGGCATGCAGTTTGCCGCTGGTGGCCAAGCAGTTTGGAGCCAAAATTATTGAAGTAAACCCGCAGGCCTCCTCCTTTACGGGCACCATTACCGATTTGTATTTTGCGCAAAAAGCGGGCGATTTTTTTGCCCAATTGGAAAAAGAATTAAAATTATAA